The Anaerotignum faecicola region GTTCAATAAATACCGCAAATAAGTCGCTCTTGCTATCTGGATAATTCTTTTTTACATAATTCGACAGCTTTGAACTCATACCTGACGCACCCATATACGGCGGATTCGTCACAACCACGTCATACCTCTGCGCCAACGCCTCCGCCACCTGCACCAACGGCAGTAATTCTCTCAGTGCTGCTTCACGAGAGATATGAATATCCTCCTCAATTTCCGCAAAGCGGTCATACAGCGCAGACCAGTCCTGCGGTGTAACCGTCAGAATCGAGCCGTATTCCTTTGCATCATGCAGTTCACTGATGATGGTTTCCATAGCTGCTTTCCGCTTGGCATCGCCATTACAGAAATACTCAAGTGCATATTCATCATAATTTTTATGCTTTTTCCCATCCTTATCAGTATGTCCGCTCTCTGCAATGGCATACACATGCGGCTGAATGCCACGGCTGAAAAAGCGGCGATCATACTGACGCCCTTTCATCATCACTGCAAAATATGCCAGCTGATATGCTCTCCGGTCAATATCCAAACCATAAATATTATGCTCTACGATTTCAAACGCTGCTTCCCTCTTATCGTATCCTGCACTTTCATAAATATCCATCAGCACATCGAACATTGCAATCAGGATATGTCCACTTCCCATACATGGATCGATACAGGTAATATCTGTAGGCTTCAGTTCTTTGTAGGAGGTACGGATTTCTGCCAGTTTTACATTAACAGCTTCTTCCTGCTCTGCCTCTGGAAGATAATATTTCCATCCAAATCTCTCCGCAGCTGCTTTTTCGTCTGTGCTTGGATCTACAGCCCTTAAATGCTCAATCCAAATTCTTCCCAAAGAGTTTTCCACCATATAACGCACAATCCAGTCCGGTGTGAAAAGCTGTGTTGCTGCCGGAATTCTTTCTTTTGTTATTTTTATATTCTTTTTCAGTTTTGCAAAGGTATCATCTTTTAATTCTGTATTGTAATACTGATACAGCCATCCAATGATCTCCACTTGTCCGGTTGGATTCCCTTCTTCATCCAGTGCAGACACATTAAAATCATTTTCCGGAATACCAGTCTCTGAATTGACTAGCATATAGATAACATCATCTTTATTCGTATAAGAGATGCCAAAAAGTAATTCCATATAGTCAGAGTCTGCCTCAAATAATCCCGGCAGAATATCATGCAATTGATGACACTGTTTCAGGAACAATTTGCAATACAGCTTATCCGTATCTTCAGATGTACCGCTCATTTTCCAATTGATAATCTCTTCTTTTTCCTGTGCAGTCAGGTTTAAATCTACATCCGGCGCCCGAGTCACAAGATCCGGTTCCATCTTGCCTTCTTTTTCAGAGGAGAGTACACGAACTCTGTTTGGAAGATAATCATTTACTTCCATAAAACGGATTGCACAGATTCGGTTGAACCAGGTATAGGCTACTTCTTCTACAACAGCTTCAAAGCCACGAGATTCAATCTGTGATACCAGTTTCTTCCTTTGTTTACACTGATTTTTATTTAGTGTAACTTCTGTTCCCGCAACGGTCTGATATACTTCAAAGTCTGGCCCCTTAGTAATCGGTTCACTGCAGGATTTCTCCGTGATACCGAGCATGCCTGCTTTGTCCGTAACCGAATCAATCAGTTTTTTTCTTGCTTCTATGGCAAATTTTTTTATCGTGTTCTTGTTCATGTACTACTTCCTCCCACCGGAATATTTAGCTTAATGTGATAATCGTATTTTCATCCAGCTCGTTTAATAATTTTTCCTTCATCTCTGCCAAGAAATTGTCGATATCCTGTTCATTTTCAATGGAATAAGTTCTTGCACCTGCCACATTGCTGATGGATACATTCTTACGTTTCTTTGGTTTTGGCTGTACTGGCGATACATGGTCTTCACTTGTAGGCGGAGTTACTGGATTTACCGATGGTTCCGGATTTACTTTCGGACGATGCGCTTCCTCATATTCCGTAATCTCATCCAAACAGCGAAGCTTCAAGGTATCACTTTCTAATCTAATATTTTTTACCGTAGCAATCTCGTTAGAAGTATCCAGCTTTTCTTTTAATTCTTCAAAAACACTTGAGAATCTGTCCCTAAACACTGATACAAACCCTTTTTCATCCAGTATATGTAAAACCTTTCTCTGATCATCTTCTACGATTGGACGCATTTCTTCTGCTTCTTTTTCCAGTAATTCTCCATACTGCTGTACAAACCTCATAGACATATCGGGCAACTTCTGAATCTGCCTAAAAGGATTCTTTGCAGTTACAATGGCTTCCATCCGGGCTACGTTGTCAATAATTTCTTGTTCCCTGACATAAATCTTACTATTTTCAAACATCTGAATTTGTTCCTGTGCTTTTTCAAAAATTTTTTTCTGATCACCATTAAAGAAGTCAAGCACCGGTGCAGTATCATCCGCATCGTCTAACAGGTCATCTCGTTTTTTATCCACTGTTTTAAAGAATTCTGCCGGCTCTTTAATGGTCAGAAGTTCTTCCAGATTCTTCTTTGCCTGTTCCATTAAGGATTTGCATGGCAACTTTGGATTTACACGATATTCAATCATGATTTCGCTGAATAATTCCAGCTTATCCTGTGCTTTTTTCTTAAAGGTTCTCATAATCATATCGTCATCATCACTGGATACTGAGAAACCAAAATAGTCTTTTATTACTTCTTTCGCCGAGCGAATTTGTCCATCTGTTGCTCTTTCTCTAATACTAATCAGCAGTTTCTCGACAAATTCACGTTTTGTCAGGTAGCGTACCAACTCTTCTTTTGTATTGGATAGCATAGATAAACTCTGGCTGTTATAGGTCAGGGATACTCTTCCCATCTTAAAGAGCATGGCAACCAGCCACTGCACGTCTTTCGGATCAAAGCCATACGGAGCAGCCCCAAATTTATCCTGCAGGGATTTCAGAGAAGTTTTCATGTGTCGTGCGTTGTTAAGACCGATGACCTGAATGACTTCTTCCAATGCTAATTTATTCGGTGTTGTATCACTGGTTCCAAGGAAGGAAAGCTGTCCATCGCTTCCATTGAATACCGCAGCAATATCAGAAAGCTCAGGAGCTGTTTCCATATAGGTCAGCTTGTTATACTGCATAGCTACTAACTTGCCAAGTGCTTCGTTAATACGGCTTGCCGGCTCTTTGGCTGAGATATTTGCTTTATCACCATTCACATAAATATCCGCATGTTTCAGAGCATCCTCGATAAAGATACGGATACGATCTTTCTTTTCAAGGCGTTCATTTTCTTTTGCACGACGGATACTGTCAAAGCTTCCTCTTGCACCTAGTGTATTTAGGAATTTATAAATCTTGAGGGAGTCTGTAATCTCATCTAAGAAGGTGCTATCGTTCGGTAATTTTACAATCACACTATGTTCTTGTACGGAAAGCATGCGCAGGGCAGAATCCGGATAATCTTCTTCATAGGGTGTGATGATTGATACTCCGATATCATTGGACTGATTCCCCTTGAAATAACGCCCATCCACTTTCTGGTTAAACGGAAATAAATAACGGTTGCTGTAACGGTATTTCTTATCTGTAAAGATATCCTCGAAGATTACTGTAGATGCCTCTCCAATAATCTCACCCATTTCTACCGATTCGTTATTGATCGCATTATTGATTTCCTGTTCTTCATTAGTCAGGAAGCTATAGATTTCTCCATTCTTCTGTACCAGTGTCTCTCGGATCAGTTTCTTTAAGGATTCTTCTATCCTTCCACGGATTTCAATACGGTCATCGTCAATATTAGAGATCATTAACGTAGTAAGGTTATCTACCTTTGCTTTGAATTCTTTGACGTATTTAATCATAAACAGCACTTTCAACAGTTCTACATCAAACTCATCCAATCTACTATTGTCTTCGGCATCGGTAATTACCTGGCTGTGCTGATGGTCAATGAATTTATGTAGAGGATCATAGAAATAGCTAAATGGTACCAGTACACCTTCTTGACTGTCTTTTAAACGAATTGCCGACTCTTGGAACAGTGCTAACATAGAACGGGACTGATCAGATAAGTGCTTTCCACTGGCTCCATAAGTACGCACAGCTGTCAATACCTGTCCAAGCAAATTGAACTGATATGGAATAAACGGATAACAGTCTGCAAAATCAGTCTTGTCTGTATATAATTTCTTATCTGCGATATCTGTAGTAAATGTAATAAGATTCTTGATAATAGATTCTTTCTGCTCATAGAGAAGGCTGAGTGTCTGTGTTGCTGTCTCGTTCTTTGCAAGCACACGCTTACGAATTACTTCGTCAACATTTGATGCTGAAAGAGAAAGTCTCGTATCAAATCGTCCCTGAATCTTAGAGAAGTCATTTCCCTTTGTCTTTGTAATAGAGTCAATATCCTCCTGACTTGTTACGATAACCCATGCCTTACCTCTGCAGGCTGTTCCAAGGTCTTCCACGATTGTCTGGAGGTTGAGCATAAGCTGTGTGTCATCTGCAATATACTGTCCGATCTCATCCACAAGGAAAATGACATGATGATTTGGCCCTTTTTTCTCACAATACTCTTTGACCAGAGATACGAACTTTTCAATACTGAGGTCATAGTTTCCCTTTGCATTTTTACACCAGTTGCGGGCAGCCTCTTCACTCATGAAATCCATTGCAGCAATCGTTTTTACGATTTTATCTTGGATAACCACAAAGGCCTGTCTCTTCTTCTCCCACGGTGTACCTGCAATCTCTTCAAATTTATTTTTGAACTCTTCAAATCTTCCTTCGTTATCTAACTGACGTTCAAATTCTGCAAGATACGGAATGGAACCGCAATATCCTTGCATTTCATTGAATACCTTCATAAAGACTTCCACAATAGCTTCCTTGCCGGATCCGACCTTTGCAGAGCCTTTGGAATCAATATTAAAGAGCATGACATCAGAAGAAATGGTCCCGGAATTGGTCATTTTGGCAATCAGCATCGGATCATCGATTTTCTTTCCATCTGTAAAGTATTCGATTGCTCTCTTTCCTTCCACTACACTGTTTTTTAACAGATGGGAAAGAATCTTTAAAAAATGAGATTTACCACTTCCAAAGAAACCGGAGATCCAGACACCCATTTTGTCAGTATTGTTATTAATCCCCTTTTCATAGTTATCGAAAAAATCATGGAAATGTTTTAGCAATTCTTTTGTTACTACATATTCGTCCAATTCCTGATATACATTTTCTTCATCAGACTGACCTACTTTGATTACACCCTTAATATCACGGTCAATCTGTTTCTCAAACATCTCTTTAATCTGCATTTTTCTTCTCCTTTATTTTACACAAGCCGGAATGCCCGGTAATAATTTCTGGAATCCATCGTTCCAAATAATTTTAAATCCTGTCCGCTGTATTCTCCCGGATAAAACATCACAACCGGCACACTATCAAGTACCTGATGCAAATTGTTCAAAATATTATGGCTTGCAATGATTGGATGGCATTTTCCGACTCCTGTCAGAAAAATCACGCTATTTGTCAGATCTTCCTGTAGAATCTTTGAAATAATCAGGTTTAGCTCGTTTGTTTCATCCAGTCCCAATGTTTCTACCAGATTGTCTGCCATATCAAAAAAGCCATTCTCTTTTTCCAGATCAAAGAAGGCTTCCAGATATCCTTCTTTCTCTAACACCTGAATCATCGTATGAAATAGATCAAATTCTATGATTTTAAAGTCTTTATTGCTATTGTTGATTCGGTCCTTTAAATATGCGATATGACTGCGCACTTCCAGTTCCGCTCTTGGATTATAATCAAACACATAATATCCGACTTCATTTCCAAGTCCTTTATTTTCACGGAAAGACTTTTCAGAAATCTTATCTTCAATCCGATTCAGTCTTTCATCCAAACTTAACCTCGCCATCCTTAGACTCCCTTCACTGCTTTCAAGTATTTACCAAGCCCATTTGCAGTCAGTAATTCTTCTGTACGGTAATCAATATGAACTTGCTTGATTGTTCTGGGTTTTACACTACTTTCCAGTAATCCTGCTTCAAACATCATTCTGGTGAAACACTGTTTCAACTTCCGTACTGCAGTATCCGTCCAGCCAGCAACCACATCACTCTGCATTGCCTTATCTGCAAAAAAGACATTCAGATCACGATCGGTAATCTCTTTTTCACCTAATCGAATCTTCTCGTTGTATACTTCGCGTAAAAACTCAAAAAATAATCTGCTGTCCATCAGGATTGCAATTAGATTTAGAATTTTTACAATTTCCACATCACAAGTGATAAATGCCTGCAACACTACTTCCGGTAAGGCAGATACCCTTCGGTATGTTCCGTTCAACACCTCATAGGCACGATATTCTGCTTTCACCTGATAGATATTTTCCTCCCAGACAATCTTTCGGATATCTGTCTTGCTAAGTCCTTCCAGAATATAACCTGCCGTTTTTCTGGATTC contains the following coding sequences:
- a CDS encoding DUF1788 domain-containing protein; amino-acid sequence: MDERLNRIEDKISEKSFRENKGLGNEVGYYVFDYNPRAELEVRSHIAYLKDRINNSNKDFKIIEFDLFHTMIQVLEKEGYLEAFFDLEKENGFFDMADNLVETLGLDETNELNLIISKILQEDLTNSVIFLTGVGKCHPIIASHNILNNLHQVLDSVPVVMFYPGEYSGQDLKLFGTMDSRNYYRAFRLV
- a CDS encoding DUF1819 family protein produces the protein MEYSAGLTSKLFWLQESRKTAGYILEGLSKTDIRKIVWEENIYQVKAEYRAYEVLNGTYRRVSALPEVVLQAFITCDVEIVKILNLIAILMDSRLFFEFLREVYNEKIRLGEKEITDRDLNVFFADKAMQSDVVAGWTDTAVRKLKQCFTRMMFEAGLLESSVKPRTIKQVHIDYRTEELLTANGLGKYLKAVKGV
- the brxC gene encoding BREX system P-loop protein BrxC, whose translation is MQIKEMFEKQIDRDIKGVIKVGQSDEENVYQELDEYVVTKELLKHFHDFFDNYEKGINNNTDKMGVWISGFFGSGKSHFLKILSHLLKNSVVEGKRAIEYFTDGKKIDDPMLIAKMTNSGTISSDVMLFNIDSKGSAKVGSGKEAIVEVFMKVFNEMQGYCGSIPYLAEFERQLDNEGRFEEFKNKFEEIAGTPWEKKRQAFVVIQDKIVKTIAAMDFMSEEAARNWCKNAKGNYDLSIEKFVSLVKEYCEKKGPNHHVIFLVDEIGQYIADDTQLMLNLQTIVEDLGTACRGKAWVIVTSQEDIDSITKTKGNDFSKIQGRFDTRLSLSASNVDEVIRKRVLAKNETATQTLSLLYEQKESIIKNLITFTTDIADKKLYTDKTDFADCYPFIPYQFNLLGQVLTAVRTYGASGKHLSDQSRSMLALFQESAIRLKDSQEGVLVPFSYFYDPLHKFIDHQHSQVITDAEDNSRLDEFDVELLKVLFMIKYVKEFKAKVDNLTTLMISNIDDDRIEIRGRIEESLKKLIRETLVQKNGEIYSFLTNEEQEINNAINNESVEMGEIIGEASTVIFEDIFTDKKYRYSNRYLFPFNQKVDGRYFKGNQSNDIGVSIITPYEEDYPDSALRMLSVQEHSVIVKLPNDSTFLDEITDSLKIYKFLNTLGARGSFDSIRRAKENERLEKKDRIRIFIEDALKHADIYVNGDKANISAKEPASRINEALGKLVAMQYNKLTYMETAPELSDIAAVFNGSDGQLSFLGTSDTTPNKLALEEVIQVIGLNNARHMKTSLKSLQDKFGAAPYGFDPKDVQWLVAMLFKMGRVSLTYNSQSLSMLSNTKEELVRYLTKREFVEKLLISIRERATDGQIRSAKEVIKDYFGFSVSSDDDDMIMRTFKKKAQDKLELFSEIMIEYRVNPKLPCKSLMEQAKKNLEELLTIKEPAEFFKTVDKKRDDLLDDADDTAPVLDFFNGDQKKIFEKAQEQIQMFENSKIYVREQEIIDNVARMEAIVTAKNPFRQIQKLPDMSMRFVQQYGELLEKEAEEMRPIVEDDQRKVLHILDEKGFVSVFRDRFSSVFEELKEKLDTSNEIATVKNIRLESDTLKLRCLDEITEYEEAHRPKVNPEPSVNPVTPPTSEDHVSPVQPKPKKRKNVSISNVAGARTYSIENEQDIDNFLAEMKEKLLNELDENTIITLS